Proteins encoded together in one Cicer arietinum cultivar CDC Frontier isolate Library 1 chromosome 4, Cicar.CDCFrontier_v2.0, whole genome shotgun sequence window:
- the LOC101500518 gene encoding acyl-CoA-binding domain-containing protein 4, producing the protein MEVNNWHKELTYDNWVPVTVSGARPPARYKHAAAVVDEKLYIVGGSRNGRHLSDVQVFDFRSLMWSSLKLKANTGEDHGNSSQETLPATSGHSMIRWGEKLLVLGGNSKDSSDTVTVRYIDIETFQFGVISTSGSVPVARVGQSATLVGSRVILFGGEDMSRKLLNDVHVLDLESMTWDVIKTTQTPPAPRYDHVAAMHGEHYLMIFGGCSHSVFFNDLHLLDLQTMEWSQPQSQGDLVSPRAGHAGITIDENWFIVGGGDNKSGCPETLVLNMSKLVWSVLTDVKPKDPLSSEGLSVCSALIDGETYLFAFGGYNGRYSNEVFVMRPKAKDTLRPKIFQSPAAAAAAASVTSAYALSKSEKLDFIQLDDINSKSSVNGHHEDNVTVKIDAIKEEKRLLELSITEVRAENSKLGGEIHEANSTHAELTKELQSVQGQLVAERSRCFNLEAKITELQKLLESMQSVEDQVNALREKKSALDQEMEHAATAQRQSSGGVWRLFGGSEK; encoded by the exons ATGGAAGTCAACAATTGGCATAAAGAACTTACATATGATAATTGGGTACCTGTTACTGTATCTGGTGCGCGTCCACCTGCTCGCTACAAG CATGCAGCAGCAGTAGTTGATGAAAAGTTGTACATTGTCGGTGGAAGTCGTAATGGTCGGCATTTATCTGATGTTCAG GTTTTTGACTTCAGAAGTTTGATGTGGTCTTCTCTAAAACTAAAAGCTAACACCGGAGAAGATCATGGCAACAGTTCACAGGAAACTCTACCAGCCACATCTGGTCACAGCATG ATTAGGTGGGGGGAGAAACTACTAGTTCTTGGTGGCAATTCAAAGGATTCTTCTGATACAGTAACAG TTCGATACATTGACATTGAAACATTCCAGTTTGGAGTTATTAGTACTTCTGGAAGTGTTCCG GTAGCCCGTGTGGGACAGTCTGCAACACTGGTTGGTTCAAGAGTGATATTGTTTGGTGGAGAAGATATGAGCAGGAAGCTGTTGAATGATGTCCATGTTCTTGATCTTGAAAGTATGACTTGGGATGTGATAAAGACTAC GCAGACACCTCCAGCTCCTAGATATGATCATGTAGCTGCTATGCATGGAGAACACTACCTTATGATTTTCGGCGGTTGCTCTCATTCTGTCTTCTTCAACGATCTTCACTTATTAGACTTGCAAACT ATGGAATGGTCTCAACCACAATCTCAAGGTGATTTAGTATCTCCCAGGGCTGGACATGCTGGTATAACTATTGATGAAAACTGGTTCATAGTTGGTGGTGGCGATAACAAAAGTG GTTGCCCTGAAACCCTGGTCTTAAACATGTCTAAACTTGTTTGGTCAGTATTGACTGATGTGAAGCCAAAGGATCCACTTTCTAGTGAG GGTCTTAGTGTCTGCTCAGCATTGATTGATGGAGAAACATATCTGTTTGCTTTTGGTGGCTACAATGGGAGGTATAGCAACGAG GTTTTTGTTATGAGACCCAAGGCAAAGGACACTTTGCGTCCCAAGATTTTCCAGTCACCAGCTGCCGCAGCTGCAGCTGCTTCTGTTACTTCTGCCTATGCATTGTCCAAATCTGAGAAGTTGGATTTCATTCAACTAGATGATATAAATTCCAAGTCATCTGTTAATGGTCATCATGAAGACAACGTCACTGTTAAAATTGATGCCATTAAAGAAGAAAAGCGGTTATTGGAATTGTCAATTACAGAAGTCAGGGCCGAAAATTCTAAGCTTGGAGGTGAGATACATGAAGCAAATAGTACTCATGCTGAGTTGACCAAG GAACTCCAATCAGTCCAGGGACAACTTGTTGCTGAGAGATCGCGATGCTTTAACCTGGAG GCCAAAATTACAGAACTCCAAAAGTTGTTGGAATCAATGCAGTCTGTAGAAGATCAGGTAAATGCTCTTCGGGAAAAGAAGTCTGCTTTAGACCAGGAGATGGAGCACGCTGCAACTGCTCAGAGGCAGAGTTCTGGCGGAGTTTGGAGATTATTTGGTGGGAGTGAAAAATGA
- the LOC101501276 gene encoding peroxidase 41-like → MHYYPMAFPILFLLFIALPFSTAKLNVDYYKTTCPNFQKIVNENIYNKQSASPATAPGILRLFFHDCITDGCDASILISSTAYNPHAERDADLNLSLSGDAFDVIVKIKNELELTCPGVVSCSDIVAQSTRDLVKMVGGPYYPVRLGRKDSLVSDGSRTEANLPKTDMNMDAIISKFTAKNFTVKEMVALTGAHTIGFTHCKEFSNRIFNFSSTSEIDPTMHPKLAAGLRDVCKNYTSDPSMAAFNDVRSPGKFDNAYFQNVLKGLGLLTTDYLLGVDPRTRPLVELYAKDEQAFFNDFAKAMEKLSVFGVKTGQKGEVRSRCDQFNHIPA, encoded by the coding sequence atgcATTATTACCCCATGGCTTTCCCTATCCTATTCCTTCTCTTCATTGCCCTTCCATTTTCCACAGCGAAACTCAACGTAGACTACTACAAAACAACGTGTCCTAACTTCCAAAAAATCGTTAATGAAAACATTTACAACAAACAATCCGCAAGCCCCGCAACTGCACCAGGAATCCTCCGTCTCTTCTTCCACGATTGCATAACGGACGGATGCGATGCATCCATCCTGATCTCATCAACGGCCTACAATCCCCACGCAGAACGCGATGCGGATCTCAACCTCTCCCTCTCCGGAGACGCATTCGACgttatagttaaaataaaaaacgaacTGGAACTAACATGTCCCGGCGTCGTTTCGTGTTCCGATATCGTGGCACAGTCGACGAGAGACCTTGTTAAAATGGTTGGTGGTCCTTATTATCCGGTGAGGTTAGGTAGAAAAGATAGTCTTGTTTCAGATGGTTCAAGAACTGAAGCAAATCTTCCTAAAACAGACATGAACATGGATGCTATCATAAGCAAATTTACAGCAAAAAATTTCACTGTTAAAGAAATGGTTGCATTAACTGGTGCACACACCATAGGTTTCACACATTGTAAAGAATTCAGCAACAGAATATTCAATTTCAGTAGTACATCTGAGATTGATCCTACAATGCACCCTAAATTGGCTGCAGGGTTAAGAGATGTTTGTAAAAATTACACTTCTGACCCTTCCATGGCTGCATTTAATGATGTTAGGTCACCAGGGAAATTTGATAATGCTTATTTTCAAAATGTGTTGAAGGGTTTGGGATTATTGACAACTGATTATCTTTTGGGTGTGGATCCAAGGACAAGGCCACTTGTGGAACTTTATGCTAAAGATGAACAAgctttttttaatgattttgctAAGGCTATGGAGAAACTTTCTGTTTTTGGTGTCAAGACTGGTCAAAAGGGTGAAGTGAGGAGCAGGTGtgatcaatttaatcatattccTGCTTAA
- the LOC101499870 gene encoding malate dehydrogenase [NADP], chloroplastic isoform X1 gives MAVTQFKNPTCSKTQLYSSQLSFLSKTVPRRHHCTFAPLHRTQHARISCSVAPNQVQVPAAQFQDPKSKPDCYGVFCLTYDLKAEEETKSWKKLINIAVSGAAGMISNHLLFKLASGEVFGPNQPIALKLLGSERSIQALEGVAMELEDSLFPLLREVIISIDPYEVFQDAEWALLIGAKPRGPGIERAALLDINGQIFAEQGQALNAVASRNVKVIVVGNPCNTNALICLKNAPNIPAKNFHALTRLDENRAKCQLALKAGVFYDKVSNMTIWGNHSTTQVPDFLNARIDGLPVKEVIKDHKWLEEEFTEKVQKRGGVLIQKWGRSSAASTSVSIVDAIRSLITPTPKGDWFSTGVYTSGNPYGIAEDIVFSMPCRSKGDGDYELVKDVIFDDYLRQKLAKTEAELLAEKKCVAHLTGEGIAVCELPGDTMLPGEM, from the exons ATGGCTGTGACACAGTTTAAAAACCCCACTTGCTCAAAAACCCAACTTTATTCATCACAACTCTCATTTCTATCTAAGACTGTACCTAGGCGCCATCACTGTACTTTTGCACCACTTCACAGAACTCAGCATGCCAGAATTTCTTGTTCTGTTGCGCCAAA tCAAGTGCAGGTGCCAGCTGCACAATTCCAGGATCCTAAGAGTAAGCCTGATTGCTATGGTGTGTTTTGCCTTACCTATGATTTGAAGGCT GAAGAAGAGACAAAATCCTGGaagaaattaattaacattGCAGTCTCAGGTGCTGCTGGAATGATTTCTAATCATTTACTTTTCAAG CTTGCATCTGGTGAAGTTTTTGGTCCAAATCAACCTATTGCTCTAAAATTATTAGGATCAGAAAGGTCAATACAAGCTCTTGAAG GTGTTGCGATGGAACTGGAGGACTCATTGTTTCCTTTGCTGAGGGAGGTTATTATTAGCATTGATCCTTATGAGGTGTTCCAAGATGCAGAATGGGCTTTGCTAATAGGTGCAAAGCCTCGAGGACCTGGAATAGAGCGTGCAGCTTTGCTAGACATAAATGGACAGATTTTTGCAGAGCAG GGACAAGCACTAAACGCTGTCGCATCGCGCAATGTCAAAGTTATAGTTGTGGGAAACCCTTGCAATACAAA TGCATTAATATGCTTGAAGAATGCTCCAAATATTCCCGCAAAAAATTTCCATGCTTTAACTCGTTTAGATGAGAACAGAGCAAAATGTCAG CTTGCCCTCAAGGCAGGTGTCTTCTACGATAAAGTGTCGAATATGACGATATGGGGCAACCACTCAACTACTCAG GTTCCCGACTTCTTAAATGCCAGAATCGATGGTTTGCCTGTCAAAGAAGTGATTAAGGATCATAAGTGGTTAGAGGAAGAGTTCACTGAAAAGGTTCAAAAG AGAGGTGGCGTGCTTATTCAAAAATGGGGAAGATCATCTGCTGCATCAACTTCAGTGTCGATAGTTGATGCCATACGATCTTTAATCACTCCTACGCCCAAGGGTGATTGGTTTTCTACCGGT GTGTATACCAGTGGAAATCCATACGGAATAGCTGAAGATATTGTTTTCAGCATGCCGTGTCGATCAAAG gGAGATGGTGATTATGAACTCGTCAAGGATGTTATATTTGATGACTACCTACGACAGAAATTAGCCAAA ACAGAAGCTGAGTTGTTGGCTGAGAAAAAATGTGTTGCTCACCTAACAGGCGAG GGAATTGCTGTTTGTGAATTACCTGGTGATACCATGCTCCCAGGAGAAATGTAA
- the LOC101499870 gene encoding malate dehydrogenase [NADP], chloroplastic isoform X2, translated as MAVTQFKNPTCSKTQLYSSQLSFLSKTVPRRHHCTFAPLHRTQHARISCSVAPNQVQVPAAQFQDPKSKPDCYGVFCLTYDLKAEEETKSWKKLINIAVSGAAGMISNHLLFKLASGEVFGPNQPIALKLLGSERSIQALEGVAMELEDSLFPLLREVIISIDPYEVFQDAEWALLIGAKPRGPGIERAALLDINGQIFAEQGQALNAVASRNVKVIVVGNPCNTNALICLKNAPNIPAKNFHALTRLDENRAKCQLALKAGVFYDKVSNMTIWGNHSTTQVPDFLNARIDGLPVKEVIKDHKWLEEEFTEKVQKRGGVLIQKWGRSSAASTSVSIVDAIRSLITPTPKGDWFSTGVYTSGNPYGIAEDIVFSMPCRSKANGDYELVKDVIFDDYLRQKLAKTEAELLAEKKCVAHLTGEGIAVCELPGDTMLPGEM; from the exons ATGGCTGTGACACAGTTTAAAAACCCCACTTGCTCAAAAACCCAACTTTATTCATCACAACTCTCATTTCTATCTAAGACTGTACCTAGGCGCCATCACTGTACTTTTGCACCACTTCACAGAACTCAGCATGCCAGAATTTCTTGTTCTGTTGCGCCAAA tCAAGTGCAGGTGCCAGCTGCACAATTCCAGGATCCTAAGAGTAAGCCTGATTGCTATGGTGTGTTTTGCCTTACCTATGATTTGAAGGCT GAAGAAGAGACAAAATCCTGGaagaaattaattaacattGCAGTCTCAGGTGCTGCTGGAATGATTTCTAATCATTTACTTTTCAAG CTTGCATCTGGTGAAGTTTTTGGTCCAAATCAACCTATTGCTCTAAAATTATTAGGATCAGAAAGGTCAATACAAGCTCTTGAAG GTGTTGCGATGGAACTGGAGGACTCATTGTTTCCTTTGCTGAGGGAGGTTATTATTAGCATTGATCCTTATGAGGTGTTCCAAGATGCAGAATGGGCTTTGCTAATAGGTGCAAAGCCTCGAGGACCTGGAATAGAGCGTGCAGCTTTGCTAGACATAAATGGACAGATTTTTGCAGAGCAG GGACAAGCACTAAACGCTGTCGCATCGCGCAATGTCAAAGTTATAGTTGTGGGAAACCCTTGCAATACAAA TGCATTAATATGCTTGAAGAATGCTCCAAATATTCCCGCAAAAAATTTCCATGCTTTAACTCGTTTAGATGAGAACAGAGCAAAATGTCAG CTTGCCCTCAAGGCAGGTGTCTTCTACGATAAAGTGTCGAATATGACGATATGGGGCAACCACTCAACTACTCAG GTTCCCGACTTCTTAAATGCCAGAATCGATGGTTTGCCTGTCAAAGAAGTGATTAAGGATCATAAGTGGTTAGAGGAAGAGTTCACTGAAAAGGTTCAAAAG AGAGGTGGCGTGCTTATTCAAAAATGGGGAAGATCATCTGCTGCATCAACTTCAGTGTCGATAGTTGATGCCATACGATCTTTAATCACTCCTACGCCCAAGGGTGATTGGTTTTCTACCGGT GTGTATACCAGTGGAAATCCATACGGAATAGCTGAAGATATTGTTTTCAGCATGCCGTGTCGATCAAAGGCAA ATGGTGATTATGAACTCGTCAAGGATGTTATATTTGATGACTACCTACGACAGAAATTAGCCAAA ACAGAAGCTGAGTTGTTGGCTGAGAAAAAATGTGTTGCTCACCTAACAGGCGAG GGAATTGCTGTTTGTGAATTACCTGGTGATACCATGCTCCCAGGAGAAATGTAA
- the LOC101501591 gene encoding protein BTR1: MESTESSYVSSPEGPRKQRATSPPPKSPSQDDSVEKPTYVRFLVSNSAAGSVIGKGGSTITDFQSQSGARIQLSRNNEFFPGTTDRIIMVSGAINEILRAVELILSKLLTELHSEDDNDVEPKTKVRLIVPNGSCGGIIGKGGATIRSFIEDSQAGIKISPQDNSYYGQNDRIVSVTGTLDEQMRAVDLIVSKLAEDPHYSQSMNSPFSYSGVYVPGYQGVPYTYVLPSVAPPAYNSVNYRPNGAAGKFQNSKEERSNSMTIGIADEHIGLVVGRGGRNIADITQVSGAKIKISDRGDYISGTTDRKVTITGSQRAIRTAESMIMQKVAYATERVVE; encoded by the exons ATGGAGTCGACTGAATCGTCTTACGTGTCATCTCCGGAAGGACCAAGGAAGCAGCGCGCTACTTCACCTCCTCCGAAATCACCTTCTCAAG ATGATTCTGTGGAAAAGCCAACATATGTTAGGTTTCTGGTATCAAACTCTGCAGCTGGTTCTGTTATTGGAAAGGGTGGTTCAACTATCACTGATTTTCAGTCACAATCTGGAGCGCGAATCCAGTTGTCACGCAATAATGAATTCTTCCCTGGAACTACTGATAGGATTATCATGGTATCTGGTGCAATCAATGAAATACTAAGAGCTGTAGAGCTCATTCTTTCGAAGTTGCTCACTGAG CTTCATAGCGAGGATGACAATGACGTTGAGCCAAAAACAAAAGTGAGACTCATTGTTCCTAATGGTTCTTGTGGCGGAATAATTGGCAAGGGAGGTGCTACCATCAG GTCGTTCATTGAAGACTCTCAAGCTGGCATTAAAATATCTCCTCAAGATAATAGTTACTATGGACAGAATGATAGGATAGTGTCAGTGACAGGAACTCTTGATGAGCAGATGCGCGCAGTTGATTTAATTGTTTCTAAATTAGCTGAAGATCCTCATTATTCACAGTCCATGAATTCTCCGTTTTCATATTCTG GTGTTTATGTCCCGGGTTATCAGGGTGTTCCGTATACCTATGTGCTTCCATCTGTTGCACCACCAGCATACAACTCAGTGAATTACAGACCTAATGGTGCTGCAGGAAAGTTCCAGAACAGCAAG GAAGAGCGAAGTAACTCAATGACCATTGGCATTGCAGATGAGCATATAGGGTTGGTTGTTGGCCGTGGTGGAAGGAATATAGCGGATATCACTCAG GTTAGTGGAGCAAAGATAAAGATATCAGATAGAGGCGATTACATATCTGGAACAACTGATAG GAAAGTTACCATAACAGGATCGCAGAGGGCAATACGTACGGCTGAATCTATGATAATGCAGAAGGTTGCCTATGCTACTGAGAGAGTGGTGGAGTAA
- the LOC101500206 gene encoding probable CoA ligase CCL5 — MLILVLYEKKLCIYVNNSHLFYLSYTPLPLILCLTNQSILQEKKMSGEEIWSSVEEESKKSLPPFDNRSGYNSRTGIYHSLVNLGTKHEIPTKPDINTASLVLSQFPQGDIADARIAFIDLSTNQSISYGEVRRSVYSLASALFHGLEVRKGDVVFLLSPNSILYSTICIAVLSVGAILTTANPLNTKSEIAKQVHDSGAKLAISAPEELHKLIPTGVPTILTSSPSDGKFLSVEELIQGCYDSIHLPHVPVMQSDTAAVLYSSGTTGVSKGVVLTHSNLITIMKLLCWSADVSASQDDVFLAFIPMFHIYGLMFFGLGLLCVGVTTVLMQKYDFHAMLVAIKKHKVNNIPAVPPVIHALVKHAKKEGYDLSSLRRVGSGAAPLSKEMTQEFRKMFPWIQLRPGYGLTESCGGATYFGSDIDAKAHPEACGKLIPTFCAKVIDIETGKPLPPHKEGELWLKSGTIMKEYLGNVEATNATIDSEGWLRTGDLGYIDENGFVYIVERIKELIKHKGYQVAPAELESVLLSHPLIVDAAVIPVEDEETGQIPMAYVVRAAGSELSEDQVIQFVAGQVAPYKKVRRVSFIDNIPRSAAGKILRKDLVSQSKYQLVSKL; from the exons ATGTTAATCCTAGTACTTTACGAAAAAAAACTTTGTATATATGTTAATAATTCACACTTGTTTTACCTCAGCTACACTCCATTACCATTGATTCTTTGCTTAACAAATCAATCAATTTTGcaggaaaaaaaaatgtcagGAGAGGAAATTTGGTCATCCGTTGAAGAAGAATCTAAGAAATCTCTGCCTCCATTTGATAACAGGAGTGGCTACAATTCAAGAACAGGAATTTATCACTCTCTTGTTAATCTTGGAACCAAGCATGAAATCCCAACAAAGCCAGACATTAACACTGCAAGTCTTGTTCTATCACAGTTTCCACAAGGAGACATTGCTGATGCAAGAATTGCATTCATTGATTTAAGTACTAATCAAAGTATAAGCTACGGCGAGGTTCGCCGATCTGTTTACTCTTTAGCATCAGCTTTGTTCCACGGACTCGAGGTTAGAAAAGGCGACGTAGTGTTCTTATTGTCTCCAAACTCAATCTTATACTCAACCATTTGCATAGCTGTGTTATCAGTTGGTGCAATTCTTACCACTGCCAACCCTCTCAATACAAAATCGGAAATCGCGAAACAAGTACATGATTCAGGCGCTAAACTAGCCATCTCCGCACCAGAAGAGTTACACAAATTGATCCCAACTGGGGTTCCTACAATTCTCACCTCAAGTCCATCTGATGGAAAATTTCTATCAGTTGAAGAGTTAATACAAGGCTGCTATGATTCAATACACTTGCCACATGTTCCTGTTATGCAATCAGACACTGCTGCTGTACTTTACTCTTCAGGGACTACAGGAGTAAGTAAAGGCGTTGTTTTGACACACTCAAACCTCATTACCATAATGAAACTCCTCTGCTGGTCTGCTGATGTGTCTGCATCTCAAGATGATGTTTTCCTGGCCTTCATTCCAATGTTCCACATATATGGACTCATGTTCTTTGGACTCGGGTTGTTGTGTGTTGGTGTTACAACAGTTTTGATGCAGAAATATGATTTCCACGCTATGCTCGTCGCTATCAAGAAGCACAAAGTTAATAACATACCAGCAGTGCCACCAGTGATCCATGCACTAGTGAAACATGCAAAAAAAGAAGGGTATGACTTGTCTAGCTTAAGAAGGGTTGGATCAGGTGCTGCACCTTTGAGTAAAGAAATGACACAAGAGTTCAGAAAGATGTTTCCTTGGATTCAACTAAGGCCAGGTTATGGACTAACAGAAAGTTGTGGTGGAGCAACGTATTTCGGGTCGGACATAGATGCTAAAGCTCATCCAGAAGCATGTGGGAAGCTGATTCCAACTTTTTGTGCAAAAGTGATAGACATTGAAACAGGGAAGCCTTTGCCTCCTCACAAGGAAGGAGAGTTGTGGCTGAAAAGTGGTACTATTATGAAAGAATATCTTGGAAATGTGGAGGCAACAAATGCGACAATCGATTCAGAAGGTTGGTTGAGGACAGGTGAtcttggttatattgatgagaATGGATTCGTCTATATAGTTGAAAGAATAAAGGAGCTAATCAAGCACAAAGGGTATCAG GTTGCTCCTGCAGAACTCGAATCGGTGCTGCTAAGTCATCCCCTTATTGTTGATGCAGCAGTTATACC ggttgaagatgaagaaactGGGCAGATACCGATGGCGTATGTGGTGAGAGCAGCTGGTTCTGAACTCTCAGAAGATCAAGTGATTCAATTTGTTGCAGGCCAG GTGGCTCCCTATAAGAAAGTTAGAAGGGTGAGTTTTATTGACAATATTCCAAGGTCGGCTGCTGGAAAGATATTACGTAAGGATCTTGTTTCTCAAAGCAAATACCAACTTGTTTCTAAGTTATGA